One Vespa crabro chromosome 4, iyVesCrab1.2, whole genome shotgun sequence DNA segment encodes these proteins:
- the LOC124423283 gene encoding zinc finger C4H2 domain-containing protein isoform X1, with protein sequence MSATETTVIFAKLEALKEIRAKTVQLEKLKQRILQEVEQTEQEEKCLLEYKQEMDLLMQEKMAHVEELRQIHADINVMESVIHQAEKARNRSRETAKLIHNSNYQPLKHDIDRMRREVLGLERLPELYETESDLISPERFICSYFERPMQKAEWRVEVRGEDLLPPHSLHHPGHPGGSASFLAPQPLQGPSKPEPRPLPPAPGPPAPTFRYHWQQPPPMKSCLSCHQQIHRNAPICPLCKAKSRSRNPKKPKKKD encoded by the exons ATGTCAGCTACTGAGACTACAGTTATTTTTGCAAAATTGGAGGCTTTAAAAGAAATCAG AGCTAAAACTGTACAATTAGAAAAACTGAAACAAAGAATATTGCAAGAGGTAGAACAAACTGAACAAGAGGAGAAATgtttattagaatataaaCAAGAAATGGATCTACTTATGCAAGAAAAAATGGCACATGTTGAAGAATTACGTCAAATACATGCAGACATCAATGTG ATGGAGTCAGTGATACACCAAGCAGAAAAAGCAAGGAACAGATCACGGGAAACTGCTAAACTTAtacataatagtaattatcaaCCATTAAAACATGATATTGATAGAATGCGCAGAGAAGTATTAGGTTTGGAAAGATTACCTGAATTGTATGAAACAGAATCAGATCTTATTTCTCCTGA ACGGTTTATTTGCAGTTACTTCGAAAGGCCAATGCAAAAAGCAGAATGGAGAGTAGAAGTTCGTGGAGAAGATTTATTACCTCCACATAGTTTACATCATCCTGGACATCCAGGTGGTTCAGCTTCTTTTCTTGCTCCTCAACCTCTTCAAGGACCTAGTAAGCCAGAGCCTAGACCATTGCCCCCTGCTCCTGGTCCACCTGCTCCAACATTCAGGTACCACTG gcAACAACCACCGCCAATGAAATCATGCCTTTCATGTCATCAACAAATCCATAGAAATGCACCAATTTGTCCTCTTTGTAAAGCTAAGTCTCGATCACGTAATCCCAAAAAACCAAAGAAGAAAGACTAA
- the LOC124423283 gene encoding zinc finger C4H2 domain-containing protein isoform X2 encodes MSATETTVIFAKLEALKEIRAKTVQLEKLKQRILQEVEQTEQEEKCLLEYKQEMDLLMQEKMAHVEELRQIHADINVMESVIHQAEKARNRSRETAKLIHNSNYQPLKHDIDRMRREVLGLERLPELYETESDLISPERFICSYFERPMQKAEWRVEVRGEDLLPPHSLHHPGHPGGSASFLAPQPLQGPSKPEPRPLPPAPGPPAPTFRQQPPPMKSCLSCHQQIHRNAPICPLCKAKSRSRNPKKPKKKD; translated from the exons ATGTCAGCTACTGAGACTACAGTTATTTTTGCAAAATTGGAGGCTTTAAAAGAAATCAG AGCTAAAACTGTACAATTAGAAAAACTGAAACAAAGAATATTGCAAGAGGTAGAACAAACTGAACAAGAGGAGAAATgtttattagaatataaaCAAGAAATGGATCTACTTATGCAAGAAAAAATGGCACATGTTGAAGAATTACGTCAAATACATGCAGACATCAATGTG ATGGAGTCAGTGATACACCAAGCAGAAAAAGCAAGGAACAGATCACGGGAAACTGCTAAACTTAtacataatagtaattatcaaCCATTAAAACATGATATTGATAGAATGCGCAGAGAAGTATTAGGTTTGGAAAGATTACCTGAATTGTATGAAACAGAATCAGATCTTATTTCTCCTGA ACGGTTTATTTGCAGTTACTTCGAAAGGCCAATGCAAAAAGCAGAATGGAGAGTAGAAGTTCGTGGAGAAGATTTATTACCTCCACATAGTTTACATCATCCTGGACATCCAGGTGGTTCAGCTTCTTTTCTTGCTCCTCAACCTCTTCAAGGACCTAGTAAGCCAGAGCCTAGACCATTGCCCCCTGCTCCTGGTCCACCTGCTCCAACATTCAG gcAACAACCACCGCCAATGAAATCATGCCTTTCATGTCATCAACAAATCCATAGAAATGCACCAATTTGTCCTCTTTGTAAAGCTAAGTCTCGATCACGTAATCCCAAAAAACCAAAGAAGAAAGACTAA
- the LOC124423283 gene encoding zinc finger C4H2 domain-containing protein isoform X3 yields the protein MSATETTVIFAKLEALKEIRAKTVQLEKLKQRILQEVEQTEQEEKCLLEYKQEMDLLMQEKMAHVEELRQIHADINVMESVIHQAEKARNRSRETAKLIHNSNYQPLKHDIDRMRREVLGLERLPELYETESDLISPDYFERPMQKAEWRVEVRGEDLLPPHSLHHPGHPGGSASFLAPQPLQGPSKPEPRPLPPAPGPPAPTFRYHWQQPPPMKSCLSCHQQIHRNAPICPLCKAKSRSRNPKKPKKKD from the exons ATGTCAGCTACTGAGACTACAGTTATTTTTGCAAAATTGGAGGCTTTAAAAGAAATCAG AGCTAAAACTGTACAATTAGAAAAACTGAAACAAAGAATATTGCAAGAGGTAGAACAAACTGAACAAGAGGAGAAATgtttattagaatataaaCAAGAAATGGATCTACTTATGCAAGAAAAAATGGCACATGTTGAAGAATTACGTCAAATACATGCAGACATCAATGTG ATGGAGTCAGTGATACACCAAGCAGAAAAAGCAAGGAACAGATCACGGGAAACTGCTAAACTTAtacataatagtaattatcaaCCATTAAAACATGATATTGATAGAATGCGCAGAGAAGTATTAGGTTTGGAAAGATTACCTGAATTGTATGAAACAGAATCAGATCTTATTTCTCCTGA TTACTTCGAAAGGCCAATGCAAAAAGCAGAATGGAGAGTAGAAGTTCGTGGAGAAGATTTATTACCTCCACATAGTTTACATCATCCTGGACATCCAGGTGGTTCAGCTTCTTTTCTTGCTCCTCAACCTCTTCAAGGACCTAGTAAGCCAGAGCCTAGACCATTGCCCCCTGCTCCTGGTCCACCTGCTCCAACATTCAGGTACCACTG gcAACAACCACCGCCAATGAAATCATGCCTTTCATGTCATCAACAAATCCATAGAAATGCACCAATTTGTCCTCTTTGTAAAGCTAAGTCTCGATCACGTAATCCCAAAAAACCAAAGAAGAAAGACTAA